GAGTGAGTTTTTTGTCCTTCGCCTTTTTGCCGAGCGTCTTCGCCTCGGCGCTGATCTGGAAGACGGTCTTGACGTGCGCCTCGCGGATGACCGGTGTGATGAGGCCGTCGGGCATCGCGACGGCAAAGGAGACGTGCGCGGCCGAGTAATAGCGGATGAGCGAGCCTTCCCAGGAGGCGTTGACCGCGGGGACGCGCCGGAGGGCCTCGGCGGAGGCTTTCAGGATGAAATCGTTGACGGAGAGTTTCACGCCGTCGGCTTCGAGCCCGGTGTTGAGCTGCTGGCGGAGGGCGAGGAGGGGCTCGGCGTCGACTTCGATGTCGAGGTAGAAGTGCGGGATGGTGGTCTTGGATTCGAGCAGGCGCTTGGCGATGGTACCGCGCATGTTGCTGACGGCAACGGTGCGCTCTTCCTGGATGGGGCCCTTGGCGAAATGGCCGGTGCCGGTGGCGGCGCGCCGGGGCCGGACAGGGCGAGGCTTGCCGGCGGGCGAGAGGCGCGCCGATCTTGGCGATACCGGCGGTCTCGGCGGCGACAATGTCGCGCGCACGATGCGTCCGCCGCGTCCGCGGCGGAGGCTTTCAGGATGAAATCGTTGACGGAGAGTTTCACGCCGTCGGCTTCGAGCCCGGTGTTGAGCTGCTGGCGGAGGGCGAGGAGGGGCTCGGCGTCGACTTCGATGTCGAGGTAGAAGTGCGGGATGGTGGTCTTGGATTCGAGCAGGCGCTTGGCGATGGTACCGCGCATGTTGCTGACGGCAACGGTGCGCTCTTCCTGGATGGGGCCCTTGGCGAAATGGCCGGTGCCGGTGGCGGGCGCGCCGGGGCCGGACGGGGCGGGCTTGCCGGCGGGGGCGAGAGGCGCGCCGATCTTGGCGATGCCGGCGGTCTCGGCGGCGACAATGTCGGCGCGCACGATGCGTCCGCCGCGTCCGCTGCCTTGGAGCCGGGTGTAGTCGATGCCCTTTTCCTTCGCGAATTTGCGGGCGAGCGGGGAAATGCGCTGGCGCGCGCCGCCGGGAGGGACAGAGGGAAGGGGAGCGGTGTCTTGGTGGACGCGGCCTGACGCAAGGTCAGGCCCTACGGCAGCGGGCGTGCCGGGCTGGGGCTCGGTGTTCCCAGAGGATGTGGGTTTTTCAGCCTTCAGTTCATCCGCCTTCGGGTTTTCCGCCGGGGGCGGCGGGAGTTTGGTCTCGGCGGCGGGGGCCAGGTTTTTCGGGGTCTCGACTGTTTCGCCGGGTTTGCCGACGGCGCAGAGGGGCGCGCCGATCGGGACTTGGGAGCCGGCCTCGGAAAAAATCTTGAGGAGGACGCCGTCGAAGAAGCATTCCAGCTCCATGGTGGCTTTGTCGGTTTCGACCTCGGCGAGCATGTCGCCGGTTTTGACGGCGTCGCCTTCCTGCTTAAGCCATTTGACCAGCGTGCCCACCGTCATGGTGTCGCTGAGTTTGGGCATCTCGATGATTTCGGCCATATTACGCTCCGCTAATGGAAAATGGATAATGAAAAATGAAAAATGGATAATGGGAAGGGACTAAGCGAGCCTAATGGAAAAAGAAGAATGGATAATGAAGGAGAGAAAAACGCGCCGGCTTCATTATACATTTTGCATTATACATTTTGCATTAGGCGCTGGCGGCGGCCAGCGCCGCCTTGAGGATGCGCTGGGAATTGGGCAGTTGCTCGATCTCGACCGGCGGGCTGTAGATGGCGGGCGCGTCGATGGTGCCGAGGCGCTGGATGGGGGCGTCGAGTTCGTCGAAGGCCTCGTTTTGGATCATGTAGGCGAGTTGCGAGCCGACGCTGGCGAAGGGGCGCTGTTCCTCGACGATGAGGACGCGATGGGTTTTGGCCACGGACTTGAGCACGGTGTCGATGTCCAGCGGGCGGATGGTGCGCAGGTCCACGATTTCGACGGACAGGCCGTGTTCCTGCTGGAGCTGCTGGGCGGCGGC
This genomic stretch from Termitidicoccus mucosus harbors:
- a CDS encoding biotin/lipoyl-containing protein, with product MAEIIEMPKLSDTMTVGTLVKWLKQEGDAVKTGDMLAEVETDKATMELECFFDGVLLKIFSEAGSQVPIGAPLCAVGKPGETVETPKNLAPAAETKLPPPPAENPKADELKAEKPTSSGNTEPQPGTPAAVGPDLASGRVHQDTAPLPSVPPGGARQRISPLARKFAKEKGIDYTRLQGSGRGGRIVRADIVAAETAGIAKIGAPLAPAGKPAPSGPGAPATGTGHFAKGPIQEERTVAVSNMRGTIAKRLLESKTTIPHFYLDIEVDAEPLLALRQQLNTGLEADGVKLSVNDFILKASAADAADASCARHCRRRDRRYRQDRRASRPPASLALSGPGAPPPAPAISPRAPSRKSAPLPSATCAVPSPSACSNPRPPSRTSTSTSKSTPSPSSPSASSSTPGSKPTA